One genomic window of Daphnia pulex isolate KAP4 chromosome 12, ASM2113471v1 includes the following:
- the LOC124209845 gene encoding endonuclease/exonuclease/phosphatase family domain-containing protein 1-like, with product MGQCVSQEPMFPHRQAILAPACNASVSDTSHDNHSHAEFSDSTVPENSNLDDLTKLDATSEYYDGVSRKHPTRKSLGKASIASFLPKVKGSSIRSKSEKDNHLSAAFNMSFNKFEVVRLDVNTATEEELMTLTGITRNIAHTIIEHRNVIGAFKKVEDLALVTGVGAAKLQTIKPEICVGKKVPSSTASIITGNPSINSLNGNAETISIASSPKPDRPRRQRRRDPVNINTASIFQLMTVDGITQELAAHLVHYREKKGPFKTLYDLRKVTGFNTRLISALGPYLALESSHIATPNGQQQTQNGNLHSHRRTASLPSGPLLNTGGFIRPTSPLLSSPSPVFPSLSQFTRVLDETQSVLDANDAAQSINGDPVEPCENGLRILSWNLDGLSVEKAQNPGVVNVVGNLLTRYHIKIAIIEGIEDPLGLKELCENINKLEGMSTEPYLCTTTDGRVGYLHRVALQVKDSTSCTQLPIHLATVEYFNVVLALVSCSLTNAADNTSTALVPQLVKSIMDLSRTERILCMVDLSQTNHSLYVEEFQNLGYRPVVPKGESTCYLQRKSEATKEIYSNVLVSRYSQKGLTGSCGVIRNGLTHILIPNGWSWNGPVSMFCPIWVEFKEDEEGD from the exons ATGGGTCAATGTGTAAGCCAAGAACCAATGTTTCCACATCGTCAAGCTATCTTGGCACCAGCTTGTAATGCCTCTGTGTCTGACACAAGTCATGACAATCATTCTCATGCAGAATTTAG TGATTCAACTGTGCcagaaaattcaaacttggATGACCTAACAAAATTGGATGCCACTTCAGAATACTATGATGGTGTCTCTAGGAAACATCCAACAAGAAAGAGCCTGGGAAAAGCAAGCATTGCTAGCTTTTTGCCGAAAGTCAAAGGATCTTCAATTCGCTCAAAATCAGAGAAAGATAATCATTTAAGTGCTGCTTTTAACATGTCATTCAACAAATTTGAA GTAGTTAGGCTTGATGTTAATACAGCTACAGAAGAAGAGTTAATGACTCTGACTGGAATCACCAGGAATATAGCTCACACAATTATTGAACACAGAAATGTTATCGGAGCATTCAAAAAAGTGGAAGACCTTGCTCTAGTAACAGGAGTTGGTGCTGCAAAATTACAAACTATCAAACCAGAAATCTGCGTCGGCAAAAAAGTCCCaag TTCAACAGCGTCTATAATTACTGGGAATCCTTCCATTAATAGTCTGAATGGAAATGCAGAAACCATTTCAATCGCTTCCTCTCCCAAACCTGATCGGCCACGACGACAACGGCGCCGAGACCCAGTTAACATCAATACCGCATCCATCTTTCAGCTTATGACTGTTGATGGCATCACTCAAGAATTAGCAGCGCACTTAGTACattacagagaaaaaaag gGCCCTTTTAAAACGCTGTACGATTTACGAAAAGTCACCGGTTTCAACACGCGACTTATATCTGCTTTGGGACCTTATTTAGCATTGGAGAGTAGTCATATTGCAACTCCGAATGGCCAGCAGCAAAcgcaaaatggaaatttgcaca GTCATAGAAGAACTGCTTCGTTGCCGTCAGGTCCTCTTTTAAACACGGGCGGATTTATCAGGCCGACTTCACCTCTTCTTTCCAGTCCTTCACCTGTATTCCCATCCTTGTCCCAGTTTACAAGAGTGCTCGATGAAACACAAAGTGTCCTAGATGCCAATGATGCCGCACAATCCA TCAATGGAGATCCGGTTGAGCCCTGCGAAAATGGATTACGTATTTTGAGTTGGAATTTGGATGGTTTAAGTGTGGAGAAGGCACAAAACCCAGGCGTTGTTAATGTCGTGGGCAACTTGTTAACCCGTTATCACATTAAAATAGCGATCATTGAAGGCATTGAAGATCCTCTTGGTCTTAAGGAG TTATgtgaaaatatcaacaaattAGAAGGAATGTCAACTGAGCCTTATTTGTGCACAACAACTGATGGAAGGGTTGGTTACTTACACCGAGTGGCCTTGCAAGTTAAGGACTCAACATCGTGTACTCAGCTACCAATTCATTTAGCGACAGTCGAGTACTTCAATGTCGTACTCGCTCTAGTCTCTTGCTCCCTTACAAACGCAGCTGATAACACATCGACAGCTCTTGTTCCACAATTAGTCAAGTCTATAATGGATCTCTCGCGAACCGAACGTATTCTCTGCATGGTGGATCTAAGTCAAACAAACCATTcactct ATGTCGAAGAGTTCCAGAATTTGGGTTATCGACCTGTGGTGCCGAAAGGAGAGTCAACCTGTTACTTACAAAGAAAATCGGAAGCTACAAAGGAGATTTATAGTAATGTTCTAGTCAGCCGTTACTCCCAGAAAGGTCTCACTG GTTCTTGTGGGGTTATCCGGAATGGATTAACTCATATACTTATCCCGAACGGTTGGAGTTGGAATGGCCCTGTTTCTATGTTTTGTCCTATTTGGGTAGAGTTtaaagaagatgaggaaggTGACTAA
- the LOC124209848 gene encoding transcription factor MafB-like isoform X1 has product MEASAQDEYVSDFDLEHLEEVVKREMLEQRRNAEAAYALHYQNLQPPVQQPQSQPPQQQQQQQPSPTVAQQVPQQVHVVSHHSAAAVAAIQQPAVPLKHQLQAPATPPDTPPGQPCSIMSPASPFQHQQQQQQQQQQQHGHHSQHSHAQQQQQQIQQQQQGQASASVSTAPVLPIGPGSLEVIQHKAGMSGGSDEFLWVTASMRYGNAVPPLQIHQEPLDLRPQGSESPLDDPHAAWVHHASLQHQQQQQHQHQIQQQQHQQQPPTQHLLGRRDSYSEGSIAHLHLPGCHPSQHHHHQVPRGCGSNSSSDSSTSDSEMGGPSSNGGMVVGLGPNSGGHHHHHHHHHHGGSGGNDLLDDDALISLSVRELNKKLNGFPREEVVRLKQKRRTLKNRGYAQNCRSKRMQQRHELESANTALKAEIQRMRLELGRVAQERDSYKQKCDAIHRVNQQHGNHQQHQPQQQQQQQQQQSKSNRTAGSQINDGPTSYYL; this is encoded by the exons ATGGAGGCCTCGGCCCAGGACGAGTACGTCAGCGACTTTGACCTGGAACATTTAGAGGAAGTGGTCAAGCGGGAAATGCTGGAACAGAGACGCAACGCCGAAGCCGCTTACGCCCTCCACTACCAAAACCTGCAGCCGCCGGTCCAGCAGCCTCAATCCCAACcgcctcaacaacaacaacaacaacaaccgtcgCCAACGGTAGCCCAGCAAGTGCCGCAGCAAGTGCACGTCGTCTCGCACCactcggcggcggcggtggccgCCATCCAACAACCCGCCGTCCCACTCAAACATCAACTCCAG GCACCGGCTACCCCACCCGACACACCACCCGGCCAACCTTGCAGCATTATGTCACCGGCATCTCCTTTTcaacaccaacagcagcagcaacagcaacaacaacaacaacacgggcATCACTCTCAACATTCACAcgcccagcaacaacaacagcagatccaacagcaacaacaaggaCAGGCCTCGGCTTCCGTCTCCACCGCTCCCGTGCTCCCCATCGGCCCCGGCAGTTTGGAAGTCATCCAGcacaaag CAGGAATGAGTGGAGGGTCAGACGAATTCTTGTGGGTGACGGCCTCAATGCGCTACGGTAACGCCGTGCCGCCGTTGCAGATCCATCAGGAGCCGCTGGATTTGCGGCCGCAGGGATCCGAGTCACCGCTGGACGATCCTCACGCCGCCTGGGTCCATCACGCCAGCttgcagcatcagcagcagcaacagcaccagcaccagatccagcagcaacagcaccaACAGCAGCCGCCGACTCAACATCTTCTGGGACGTCGAGACTCTTACTCGGAAGGTTCCATCGCTCATCTCCACCTGCCCGGCTGCCATCCTAGCCagcatcaccatcaccag GTGCCGCGTGGGTGTGGCTCCAACTCTTCTAGCGACAGTTCGACGTCCGACTCGGAGATGGGCGGTCCGAGCAGCAACGGCGGCATGGTGGTCGGCCTGGGTCCAAATTCGGGCggccatcaccatcaccaccaccatcaccatcacGGCGGTTCAGGGGGCAACGACCTGCTGGACGACGACGCGCTCATCTCCCTCTCGGTCCGCGAACTCAACAAGAAGCTCAACGGCTTCCCCCGCGAGGAGGTGGTGCGGCTCAAGCAGAAGAGGCGGACGCTGAAGAACCGCGGCTACGCCCAAAACTGCCGCTCCAAGCGAATGCAACAGCGTCACGAGCTCGAAAGCGCCAACACCGCCCTCAAG GCCGAAATCCAACGAATGCGACTGGAACTGGGCCGAGTGGCGCAGGAGCGCGACAGCTACAAACAGAAATGCGACGCCATCCATCGCGTCAACCAGCAGCACGGCAATCACCAGCAACATCAaccgcaacagcagcaacagcagcagcaacagcagtcgaAGAGCAACCGAACGGCCGGCTCCCAAATCAACGACGGTCCAACCAGTTACTACCTGTGA
- the LOC124209847 gene encoding protein C1orf43 homolog, protein MISDFSGATIVIFIALGSLVLVLLFIFAKRQIMRFTLRSRRGPHVPIGHSAPRWLRKEIERRLDLVGRIKHEPKLVSEASSADTHNPETLCRMQAMDDIKILEIQLQAADPKAGRMPNENLRPFLMAQIPGILKGCHPKTIHQLCDLYERARFSPDGFTSNHLETYRELVASLVRISQTNRVNQGNSSPKTGITTKMKKKKETSVASTSL, encoded by the exons atgattagtGACTTTTCAGGAGCTAccattgttatttttattgcattaGGTTCCCTTGTGTTAGTCTTATTGTTTATCTTTGCCAAAAGACAAATAATGCGATTTACTTTACGATCGAGAAGGGGTCCACATGTTCCAATTGGTCATTCCGCACCCAGG TGgcttagaaaagaaattgaacgcAGGCTTGACCTTGTTGGCCGAATCAAACATGAACCAAAACTTGTTTCTGAAGCTAGTTCAGCTGATACTCACAACCCTGAAACCCTTTGCCGAATGCAAGCTATGGATGACATAAAGATTTTAG AAATTCAATTGCAAGCTGCAGATCCCAAAGCAGGGAGAATGCCCAATGAAAATCTCAGACCCTTTTTAATGGCTCAAATTCCAGGAATATTAAAAGGATGTCATCCCAAAACTATTCACCAACTTTGTGATTTGTATGAGAGAGCACGCTTCTCCCCAGATGGATTCACTTCAAACCACCTTGAAACATACAGAGAACTAGTTGCAAGTCTTGTTCGGAT ATCTCAAACCAACAGAGTCAATCAAGGCAATTCTAGCCCCAAAACAGGTATCACTaccaaaatgaagaagaagaaagaaacatcaGTTGCTTCTACTAgtctttga
- the LOC124209848 gene encoding transcription factor MafB-like isoform X2 — protein sequence MEASAQDEYVSDFDLEHLEEVVKREMLEQRRNAEAAYALHYQNLQPPVQQPQSQPPQQQQQQQPSPTVAQQVPQQVHVVSHHSAAAVAAIQQPAVPLKHQLQAPATPPDTPPGQPCSIMSPASPFQHQQQQQQQQQQQHGHHSQHSHAQQQQQQIQQQQQGQASASVSTAPVLPIGPGSLEVIQHKGMSGGSDEFLWVTASMRYGNAVPPLQIHQEPLDLRPQGSESPLDDPHAAWVHHASLQHQQQQQHQHQIQQQQHQQQPPTQHLLGRRDSYSEGSIAHLHLPGCHPSQHHHHQVPRGCGSNSSSDSSTSDSEMGGPSSNGGMVVGLGPNSGGHHHHHHHHHHGGSGGNDLLDDDALISLSVRELNKKLNGFPREEVVRLKQKRRTLKNRGYAQNCRSKRMQQRHELESANTALKAEIQRMRLELGRVAQERDSYKQKCDAIHRVNQQHGNHQQHQPQQQQQQQQQQSKSNRTAGSQINDGPTSYYL from the exons ATGGAGGCCTCGGCCCAGGACGAGTACGTCAGCGACTTTGACCTGGAACATTTAGAGGAAGTGGTCAAGCGGGAAATGCTGGAACAGAGACGCAACGCCGAAGCCGCTTACGCCCTCCACTACCAAAACCTGCAGCCGCCGGTCCAGCAGCCTCAATCCCAACcgcctcaacaacaacaacaacaacaaccgtcgCCAACGGTAGCCCAGCAAGTGCCGCAGCAAGTGCACGTCGTCTCGCACCactcggcggcggcggtggccgCCATCCAACAACCCGCCGTCCCACTCAAACATCAACTCCAG GCACCGGCTACCCCACCCGACACACCACCCGGCCAACCTTGCAGCATTATGTCACCGGCATCTCCTTTTcaacaccaacagcagcagcaacagcaacaacaacaacaacacgggcATCACTCTCAACATTCACAcgcccagcaacaacaacagcagatccaacagcaacaacaaggaCAGGCCTCGGCTTCCGTCTCCACCGCTCCCGTGCTCCCCATCGGCCCCGGCAGTTTGGAAGTCATCCAGcacaaag GAATGAGTGGAGGGTCAGACGAATTCTTGTGGGTGACGGCCTCAATGCGCTACGGTAACGCCGTGCCGCCGTTGCAGATCCATCAGGAGCCGCTGGATTTGCGGCCGCAGGGATCCGAGTCACCGCTGGACGATCCTCACGCCGCCTGGGTCCATCACGCCAGCttgcagcatcagcagcagcaacagcaccagcaccagatccagcagcaacagcaccaACAGCAGCCGCCGACTCAACATCTTCTGGGACGTCGAGACTCTTACTCGGAAGGTTCCATCGCTCATCTCCACCTGCCCGGCTGCCATCCTAGCCagcatcaccatcaccag GTGCCGCGTGGGTGTGGCTCCAACTCTTCTAGCGACAGTTCGACGTCCGACTCGGAGATGGGCGGTCCGAGCAGCAACGGCGGCATGGTGGTCGGCCTGGGTCCAAATTCGGGCggccatcaccatcaccaccaccatcaccatcacGGCGGTTCAGGGGGCAACGACCTGCTGGACGACGACGCGCTCATCTCCCTCTCGGTCCGCGAACTCAACAAGAAGCTCAACGGCTTCCCCCGCGAGGAGGTGGTGCGGCTCAAGCAGAAGAGGCGGACGCTGAAGAACCGCGGCTACGCCCAAAACTGCCGCTCCAAGCGAATGCAACAGCGTCACGAGCTCGAAAGCGCCAACACCGCCCTCAAG GCCGAAATCCAACGAATGCGACTGGAACTGGGCCGAGTGGCGCAGGAGCGCGACAGCTACAAACAGAAATGCGACGCCATCCATCGCGTCAACCAGCAGCACGGCAATCACCAGCAACATCAaccgcaacagcagcaacagcagcagcaacagcagtcgaAGAGCAACCGAACGGCCGGCTCCCAAATCAACGACGGTCCAACCAGTTACTACCTGTGA